The Hippoglossus hippoglossus isolate fHipHip1 chromosome 21, fHipHip1.pri, whole genome shotgun sequence genome contains a region encoding:
- the sytl5 gene encoding synaptotagmin-like protein 5 isoform X4, producing the protein MEQAEKDLNLSFLLEHERDMILKVLQKDEKLRKREEKRIRKLKNELLEIKRKGTRRPQDLGERQCARCLKSLGLIFDRGDLCKECQLRVCNNCRVTIHKEHQWRCNVCAKITELKVVTGEWFLEERSKRFEQVALSTDVIKQTILSSPIIKDEKPPENVLAPFEAERSATPRSKRSAIRSAMDGVRRKERMNKKGNRLTLKPHNGVDSASVRSGSDGDAQSLRSVRSAPSPRSNRGGVVAVESSGMPTVLNNMRSQTPDRLSSASDNRRVRPDGAESVASLHSSDSAPEKRGVGHHRTNSGTPTISVSRASVSSDHSRSEMDLSVPGSSSDEALSLRSHSVPGLNEKVGSEFSDDDAEEDIDVLMSAHSQTARRRLSNAVSTSSINSMMSMYSETGDYGNARVSGEILLNISYSYKTGALNILVKECHNLATGDERKQRTDAYVKTYLLPDMSRQSKRKTSIKANNINPVFNENLRYVISHSQLETRTLQASVWHHDRFGHNSFLGEVELSLDTCEFDSQIEEWYALQPKMESGVDSTMQYKGELTVVLKYIPAEKNLTLPLDQVQVKKGFLKGKKTSSFTLPQGGMVELLVKGAKNLTAVKSGGTSDPFVKGYLLPDSNKSTKHKTAVERRTVHPQWNHTFTYCGLQTGDLDNVCLELTVWDKEALASNIFLGGVRLGAGTGKSYGSEVDWMDSCGEEQRVWQRMTDNPEVPQECTLMLRSSMRKRET; encoded by the exons ATGGAGCAGGCTGAGAAGGATCTGAACCTCTCCTTTCTGCTGGAACATGAAAGAGACATGATCCTGAAGGTGCTGCAGAAAGACGAGAAACTGAGGAAacgagaggagaagaggataCG GAAGCTGAAGAATGAGCTGCTGGAGATCAAACGAAAGGGAACCCGTCGGCCCCAGGATCTGGGGGAGCGACAGTGCGCTCGCTGCCTGAAGTCGCTGGGCCTGATTTTCGACCGTGGGGATCTGTGCAAGGAGTGTCAGCTGCGGGTGTGCAACAACTGTCGGGTTACGATCCATAAGGAACACCAGTGGAGGTGTAACGTGTGTGCCAAGATCAC ggagCTGAAGGTGGTGACAGGCGAGTGGTTCCTGGAGGAACGGTCCAAGCGCTTTGAGCAGGTAGCGCTGAGCACCGACGTGATCAAACAGACGATCCTGAGCAGCCCCATCA TTAAAGATGAAAAGCCTCCAGAGAACGTACTGGCCCCTTTCGAGGCCGAGCGATCCGCCACGCCAAGATCCAAGAGGAGTGCGATACGCAGCGCTATGGACGGTGTCAGGAGGAAAGA aAGGATGAATAAAAAAGGCAACCGACTTACCTTGAAGCCACACAACGGAGTCGACAGTGCCAGCGTCAGATCTGGTTCGGACGGAGACGCTCAGAGTTTGCGAAGTGTTCGCTCTGCTCCGAGTCCACGTTCAAACAG GGGCGGGGTTGTTGCCGTGGAGTCCTCAGGGATGCCCACAGTCCTTAACAACATGCGATCCCAAACTCCGGACAGATTGTCCTCTGCCAGCGACAACCGGAGGGTCAGG CCTGACGGAGCGGAGAGCGTTGCCAGTTTACACTCCAGCGACAGTGCGCCCGAGAAGAGAGGTGTCGGCCATCACAGGACGAACTCTGGCACCCCGACTATTTCTGTGTCCAGGGCCTCAGTCTCCTCAG aTCACAGTCGCTCAGAGATGGACCTATCAGTTCCCGGTTCCAGCAGTGACGAAGCCCTCAGCCTCAGAAGCCACTCGGTCCCCGGGCTCAACGAAAAAGTAGGCAGC GAGTTTTCCGATGATGATGCGGAGGAAGACATCGATGTCCTGATGTCGGCCCACAGCCAGACAGCCCGGCGACGCCTCAGCAACGCAGTGTCAACG AGTAGTATAAACAGCATGATGAGCATGTACAGCGAGACTGGTGACTATGGCAACGCCAGGGTGAGCGGCGAGATCCTGCTGAACATCAGCTACAGCTACAAGACCGGTGCGCTCAACATCCTGGTCAAAGAGTGTCACAATCTGGCCACGGGAGACGAGAGGAAGCAGCGCACGGACGC atatGTGAAGACTTACCTGCTGCCGGACATGTCACGACAGAGCAAGAGGAAGACGAGCATCAAGGCCAACAACATTAACCCTGTTTTCAATGAGAATCTGAGG TACGTGATCAGCCACTCGCAGCTGGAGACTCGAACCCTGCAGGCGTCCGTGTGGCACCACGACCGCTTCGGACACAACAGCTTCCTCGGAGAAGTGGAGCTGTCGTTGGACACCTGCGAGTTCGATTCCCAGATTGAGGAGTGGTACGCTCTGCAGCCAAAG atgGAGAGCGGTGTAGACTCTACCATGCAGTATAAAGGAGAACTGACAGTCGTGTTGAAGTATATACCTGCAGAGAAGAACCTCACGCTGCCTCTGGACCAAGTGCAAG tgAAGAAAGGGTTCCTGAAAGGCAAGAAGACGAGCAGCTTCACCCTCCCTCAAGGGGGCATGGTTGAGCTGCTCGTCAAAGGAGCCAAAAATCTAACGGCTGTGAAGTCTGGAGGAACGTCTGATCCGTTTGTAAAAGG GTACCTCCTTCCAGACAGCAACAAGTCGACCAAGCACAAGACGGCGGTGGAGCGACGCACAGTGCACCCGCAGTGGAACCACACCTTCACCTACTGCGGCCTGCAGACAGGGGACCTCGACAACGTCTGCCTGGAGCTCACCGTGTGGGACAAAGAGGCTCTGGCCAGCAACATCTTCCTGGGAGGAGTCAGGCTGGGAGCCGGCACAG GGAAAAGCTATGGGAGCGAGGTAGACTGGATGGACTCCTGCGGGGAGGAACAGCGGGTGTGGCAACGCATGACTGACAACCCAGAGGTCCCTCAGGAGTGCACACTGATGCTGCGATCCAGCATGCGCAAACGTGAGACATGA